From Nitrospira sp., one genomic window encodes:
- a CDS encoding type II toxin-antitoxin system death-on-curing family toxin, whose protein sequence is MIYLSVEQVLFLHDRLIEETGGQHGVRDLGGLQSALARPQAVFADTEFYPDVFSKAAVLLDGLTRNHPFLDGNKRISIATAALFLELNGYRVTTTSADLEEFTMHVTTMKPGLDQISEWFRAKIVRIARR, encoded by the coding sequence GTGATCTATCTCAGTGTCGAGCAGGTTCTCTTTCTTCATGATCGCTTGATCGAGGAGACGGGTGGGCAGCACGGTGTCCGCGATCTCGGTGGACTACAGTCGGCTCTCGCGCGTCCGCAGGCGGTCTTCGCCGATACAGAGTTCTATCCAGACGTGTTCAGTAAGGCCGCGGTTTTACTGGATGGGTTGACGAGAAATCATCCATTTCTAGACGGGAATAAACGGATCAGTATTGCGACCGCTGCCCTGTTTCTGGAGCTGAATGGCTATCGCGTGACTACGACGAGCGCCGACTTGGAAGAGTTCACAATGCATGTGACGACGATGAAGCCGGGCCTCGATCAGATTTCCGAGTGGTTCAGAGCCAAAATCGTTCGAATAGCCCGGCGTTGA
- a CDS encoding ribbon-helix-helix domain-containing protein — protein sequence MATLTISLSDKEMRRLNNLSEREGVTMEQMVRCCIRDLIAQPDESFQITAQRVIEKNAELYRRLS from the coding sequence ATGGCAACGCTCACAATTTCTCTTTCAGACAAAGAAATGCGGCGACTGAACAATCTGAGTGAGCGCGAAGGCGTAACCATGGAGCAGATGGTGAGATGTTGTATCCGTGACTTGATCGCCCAACCAGACGAATCTTTTCAAATCACTGCACAGCGAGTCATCGAGAAGAACGCCGAACTTTATCGCCGCCTTTCATGA
- a CDS encoding HEXXH motif-containing putative peptide modification protein, with translation MLLFDSPSLIALNLELRLSMRKLLQDLGRELQDDYVELASQLAFPADYVQFLGRRLKAEDLSNWKVVGWIESLNDCVYFLDIWQQWRTESDRREFAEQLFAECQEKFFENSYLDELFPKGKPQVTGLDGRLARLCKRLAQDIAQEALWLDPAAVTAWCRTGKKVPWNVPGNLAQNFEKAEEAGAVPLGVAGDQCEAPPSLKRVLTRAKSRAVFRIDETGIALKVGRLLAPVWSAVGGQAQWHWAVRPTAEVLCTSYGAVTVGSTLVYGKDRQPKKVVPTDPKQAARIRRAWETIQTAWPEGHEVLALLTSRIIPLNAKGVVSFSYRHRPGLSFINCFDRDNLDLIDDLIHENSHHHLNLLLRKHVMYHGDRNQQIFYSPWRRSLRPLRGILHATFTFTMGALLFERLSSWAETKQGMQQWKAAGLTQRDLMRARFRCLEEIESVRYSIQDLEYAGGHLKWLTGSGARLVRQLEEQIGNAEARIVRHREAVLRSTFGPALRRHIKELQQARQAFGPVRLGAV, from the coding sequence GTGCTGCTATTCGATTCCCCATCGCTCATCGCACTGAATCTTGAACTTCGATTGTCCATGCGGAAGCTACTCCAGGATCTCGGCCGGGAGTTGCAGGACGATTACGTCGAATTGGCGTCACAGCTCGCGTTTCCAGCAGACTATGTGCAATTTCTCGGTCGCAGGTTGAAAGCTGAGGACTTGTCCAATTGGAAAGTCGTCGGGTGGATCGAGTCGCTGAACGATTGTGTATACTTCCTGGATATTTGGCAGCAGTGGCGGACAGAGTCGGACCGCCGGGAGTTTGCCGAACAGCTATTTGCCGAGTGTCAGGAAAAGTTTTTCGAAAACAGTTATCTCGACGAGCTGTTTCCCAAAGGTAAACCGCAGGTGACCGGTCTGGATGGCCGGCTCGCACGGCTGTGCAAGCGACTGGCGCAGGACATTGCGCAAGAAGCCCTGTGGCTCGATCCCGCCGCTGTGACCGCCTGGTGCCGCACGGGCAAGAAGGTGCCGTGGAACGTGCCGGGCAACCTGGCGCAGAACTTTGAAAAAGCGGAGGAGGCCGGTGCCGTGCCCCTTGGAGTCGCAGGGGATCAATGCGAAGCGCCGCCTTCTCTGAAGCGCGTCCTGACGCGCGCAAAAAGCCGTGCGGTCTTTCGCATCGACGAGACAGGGATTGCCTTGAAAGTCGGGCGACTGCTTGCCCCGGTCTGGTCCGCTGTCGGCGGGCAGGCTCAATGGCATTGGGCGGTGCGTCCGACCGCTGAAGTTCTGTGTACCTCATATGGCGCGGTGACTGTCGGATCCACCCTCGTGTACGGCAAAGACCGTCAGCCGAAGAAGGTGGTTCCGACAGACCCGAAGCAGGCCGCCCGTATCCGGCGAGCCTGGGAAACGATTCAGACGGCATGGCCTGAAGGGCATGAGGTCCTGGCGCTGTTGACCTCGCGGATTATTCCGCTCAACGCGAAGGGCGTCGTCAGTTTCAGTTACCGCCATCGTCCCGGACTGTCCTTTATCAATTGTTTCGACCGTGACAATCTCGACCTGATCGATGATCTGATTCACGAGAACAGCCACCACCACTTGAATCTGCTCCTGCGCAAACACGTCATGTATCACGGCGACCGCAATCAGCAGATCTTTTATTCGCCCTGGCGCCGGAGCCTGCGCCCGTTGCGCGGGATTCTGCACGCGACCTTTACCTTCACCATGGGGGCGCTGCTGTTCGAGCGGCTCTCGTCGTGGGCTGAGACGAAGCAGGGAATGCAGCAGTGGAAAGCGGCTGGATTAACGCAGCGCGATCTCATGCGGGCGCGCTTTCGCTGCCTTGAAGAGATCGAATCCGTCCGCTACTCGATTCAGGATCTGGAATACGCCGGCGGGCATCTGAAGTGGTTGACCGGTTCAGGTGCGCGCTTGGTGAGGCAGTTGGAAGAGCAGATCGGGAATGCCGAGGCGCGCATCGTCCGTCACCGCGAAGCCGTTCTGCGCTCCACATTCGGCCCGGCTCTCCGGCGCCACATCAAGGAGCTTCAACAGGCCCGCCAAGCGTTCGGGCCGGTTCGGCTGGGGGCGGTGTAA